A region of Vitis riparia cultivar Riparia Gloire de Montpellier isolate 1030 chromosome 12, EGFV_Vit.rip_1.0, whole genome shotgun sequence DNA encodes the following proteins:
- the LOC117925972 gene encoding uncharacterized protein LOC117925972, whose product MDIDLALRMPKPDELNEQSTQEDEVYWGKWERSNRLSLMIMKRRIPEAFRGAVTDEVTNASDFLAEIQKRFAKNDKAETSTLLASLILMKYKGKGNVREYIMEMSHLASKLKALKLELSDDLLVHLVLISLPAQFNQFKRKRD is encoded by the exons ATGGATATAGACTTAGCCTTGAGAATGCCCAAACCCGATGAACTCAATGAGCAAAGTACTCAAGAGGATGAGGTTTATTGGGGTAAGTGGGAACGTTCAAATAGGCTAagtcttatgatcatgaagCGCAGAATTCCAGAAGCTTTCAGGGGTGCGGTAACCGATGAGGTTACTAATGCCAGTGACTTCCTTGCGGAAATTCAGAAACGTTTTGCCAAAAACGATAAGGCTGAAACGAGCACGCTTTTAGCAAGCTTGATTTTAATGAAGTATAAAGGCAAGGGTAATGTTCGGGAGTACATCATGGAGATGTCTCATCTTGCTTCAAAACTTAAGGCTTTGAAACTTGAGTTATCTGATGATTTACTCGTGCATTTGGTTCTCATCTCTCTTCCTgcacaatttaatcaattcaag aggaagagagattga